In Bradyrhizobium guangxiense, the following are encoded in one genomic region:
- a CDS encoding AAA family ATPase: MTGLHDEDADDPQHPEEHIAPVPRISVQAFCETEQTLKAVTAAGQDRRLAKAHLTAKDGGLAAAIEVYASMPTPNVIVIESDGTRDILEGLDDLAGVCDPGTRVVVIGNPNDTAPYRELVRRGVNDYVVGPVETLDVVRSICSLFSASEAIITGRVIAVVGAKGGVGASTVAHNVAWTIARDLLLDSVVIDLDLAFGTAGLDYNQDPVQGIANAVLSQDRPDTALLERLLAKCTDRLSLLAAPAALDRVYDFGAEAFDAVFDTLRMTTPCIVLDVPHQWSGWTRRALVNADDIVIVAEPDLANLRNTKNMLSVLKAARPNDRPPLYCLNQVGMHKRAEIEVKAFAKTMESQPIAVIPFDSKLFSTAANNGQMIAEVSKSHRTAELFQNMANRLAGRGEVKKPKRSLLEPLLKKLKGRSSRGSAPHRKAS; encoded by the coding sequence ATGACAGGGCTCCACGACGAAGACGCGGACGATCCGCAGCACCCCGAGGAACACATTGCGCCCGTTCCTCGCATCTCGGTGCAGGCGTTTTGCGAGACCGAGCAGACGCTCAAGGCGGTGACCGCGGCCGGGCAGGACCGCCGGCTTGCCAAGGCGCATCTCACCGCCAAGGACGGCGGCCTTGCCGCGGCGATCGAAGTCTATGCATCGATGCCGACGCCGAACGTCATCGTGATCGAATCCGACGGTACGCGGGACATCCTCGAAGGGCTCGACGACCTCGCCGGTGTCTGCGACCCCGGCACGCGCGTGGTCGTGATCGGCAATCCCAACGACACTGCGCCCTATCGCGAGCTGGTGCGCCGTGGCGTCAACGACTACGTGGTCGGACCGGTCGAGACCCTCGACGTCGTCCGCTCGATCTGCAGCCTGTTCTCGGCCTCCGAGGCCATCATCACCGGCCGCGTCATCGCAGTGGTCGGCGCCAAGGGTGGCGTCGGCGCTTCCACCGTCGCGCACAACGTGGCCTGGACCATCGCCCGCGACCTTTTGCTGGATTCGGTCGTGATCGATCTCGACCTCGCCTTCGGCACCGCGGGGCTCGACTACAACCAGGACCCAGTGCAGGGCATTGCCAACGCGGTGCTGTCGCAGGACCGGCCGGACACGGCGCTGCTGGAGCGCCTGCTCGCCAAATGCACTGACCGCCTCAGCCTCCTCGCTGCGCCTGCCGCCCTTGACCGCGTCTACGATTTCGGCGCCGAAGCCTTCGATGCCGTGTTCGACACGCTGCGCATGACCACGCCCTGCATCGTGCTCGACGTGCCCCACCAATGGTCGGGCTGGACCCGGCGCGCGCTGGTGAACGCCGACGACATCGTGATCGTCGCCGAGCCTGATCTCGCCAATCTGCGCAACACCAAGAACATGCTGAGCGTGCTGAAGGCGGCGCGACCGAACGACCGGCCGCCGCTGTACTGCCTCAACCAGGTCGGCATGCACAAGCGCGCGGAGATCGAGGTCAAGGCGTTCGCCAAGACCATGGAGAGCCAGCCGATCGCGGTGATACCGTTCGATTCGAAATTGTTTTCGACCGCGGCCAATAACGGCCAGATGATCGCGGAAGTCTCCAAGAGTCACCGCACCGCCGAGCTTTTTCAGAACATGGCGAACCGCCTCGCCGGCCGCGGCGAGGTGAAGAAGCCGAAGCGCTCGCTGCTCGAGCCGCTCTTGAAGAAGCTGAAGGGCCGGTCGAGCCGCGGATCAGCCCCGCATCGCAA
- the cpaB gene encoding Flp pilus assembly protein CpaB, with the protein MNTARIVVLVIALGAGGVAAYLASGYQNAPAPVAAVAEKLPTVEVLIAKNDIQLGQAVKPDDLQWQSWPAATASSAFIRRDARPDAQTQIVGSIARVPLMQGEPIREQKLVKAEGSGFMAAILPSGMRAVSTEISAETGAGGFILPNDRVDIVLTRRLKSPDAANGGNDLILSEVILSNIRVLAIDQAPKEKDGQNAVIGKTVTLELKPDQVATLSAARQGGTLQLALRSIVDANAVETTVEDQGAKRTGGVNVIRYGVQTRQLTSQK; encoded by the coding sequence ATGAACACCGCACGCATTGTCGTTCTCGTCATCGCGCTGGGCGCCGGCGGCGTCGCTGCTTATCTGGCGAGCGGCTATCAAAATGCACCCGCGCCCGTCGCTGCCGTCGCCGAGAAGCTGCCGACGGTCGAGGTTCTGATCGCGAAGAACGACATTCAGCTGGGCCAGGCCGTGAAGCCCGACGACCTGCAATGGCAGTCCTGGCCGGCCGCGACCGCGAGCAGCGCCTTCATCCGCCGGGACGCCAGGCCCGACGCTCAGACCCAGATCGTCGGCTCGATCGCTCGCGTTCCCCTGATGCAGGGCGAGCCGATCCGCGAGCAGAAGCTGGTCAAGGCCGAAGGCTCCGGCTTCATGGCCGCGATCCTGCCCTCCGGGATGCGCGCCGTTTCCACCGAGATTTCCGCCGAGACCGGCGCCGGCGGCTTCATCCTGCCGAATGACCGCGTCGACATCGTGCTGACCCGCCGGCTGAAGAGTCCCGATGCCGCCAATGGCGGCAACGACCTCATCCTGTCCGAGGTCATCCTGAGCAACATTCGCGTGCTCGCGATCGACCAGGCGCCGAAGGAAAAGGACGGCCAGAACGCGGTGATCGGCAAGACCGTCACGCTCGAACTCAAGCCCGACCAGGTCGCCACGCTGTCGGCCGCGCGTCAGGGCGGCACGCTGCAGCTTGCACTGCGAAGCATCGTCGATGCCAACGCGGTGGAGACCACGGTCGAGGACCAGGGCGCCAAGCGCACCGGCGGCGTCAACGTCATCCGCTACGGCGTGCAGACGCGGCAGCTAACGTCACAGAAGTGA
- a CDS encoding CpaD family pilus assembly protein, which translates to MTTTSADRRRNLRIALALTGLSVVLGACNTTGDIITQTVPTDYRQRHPIAVQEGKKSIVIFVGKARGGLSAAQHSDVAGIAQDWVREGTGSVVVDVPVDSANSRAAAATYREIHSVLAAGGVPSRAIVQHPYRPEDPGLLPTIRLSYSKIAAVAGPCGLWPEDVGPSILDPGYNENRPYFNLGCASQRNLAAMIDNPADLEQPRSETPAYTARRDIAFERYRKGIAITSPHPEADKAKLSDTGK; encoded by the coding sequence ATGACGACAACATCTGCCGATCGACGTCGCAATTTGCGGATCGCGCTGGCATTGACGGGTCTCTCCGTCGTGCTCGGCGCCTGCAACACCACAGGCGATATCATCACCCAGACGGTGCCGACCGACTATCGCCAGCGCCATCCGATCGCGGTGCAGGAGGGCAAGAAGTCGATCGTGATCTTCGTCGGCAAGGCGCGGGGCGGTCTGTCGGCCGCGCAGCATTCGGACGTCGCCGGCATCGCGCAGGACTGGGTGCGCGAAGGCACCGGCTCCGTGGTCGTCGACGTGCCCGTCGACAGCGCCAATTCGCGCGCGGCCGCCGCAACCTATCGGGAAATCCATTCCGTGCTGGCAGCCGGCGGCGTGCCGTCGCGGGCCATCGTCCAGCATCCCTATCGTCCCGAGGATCCCGGATTGCTGCCGACCATTCGCCTCAGCTATTCGAAGATCGCGGCGGTCGCGGGCCCCTGCGGGCTGTGGCCGGAAGACGTCGGCCCCTCGATTCTCGATCCCGGCTACAACGAGAACCGGCCCTATTTCAATCTGGGCTGCGCCAGCCAGCGCAATCTCGCGGCGATGATCGACAACCCCGCCGATCTCGAGCAGCCCCGGTCCGAGACGCCGGCCTATACCGCGCGGCGCGACATCGCCTTCGAGCGCTATCGCAAAGGCATCGCGATCACGTCTCCCCATCCCGAGGCCGACAAGGCCAAACTCAGCGATACCGGCAAATGA
- a CDS encoding type II and III secretion system protein family protein, translating into MNYGDDRTALRIRGKRARSFWTGAMLMLGLFATPDCVSAAEAAVGDQVPMQVPDLGVSSVATIAPARTRFLSLGIGKSVVIDLPREVKDVLVADPKIANAVIRSAQRAYIIGGQVGQTNVVFFAADGQQVASYDIAVKRDLNGMRTALRQSLPGVQIEGVGDSVMLTGSVSSPVEAQQAGDVAAKLVGGPEKVVNNIVVRGRDQVMLKVVVGEVRRDIVKQLGVDLSASLNAGTAVVNFNNSNPFSVSGGPIVGSNGLGVAGLAKGVATVSATMRAMESAGVMRTLAEPSLTAISGESATFIAGGEFPIPAGYSCDPVTHVCTTQVTYKKFGISLNFTPVVLSEGRISLRVMTEVSELSNTNSITLTQAVSLNTSNSITIPSIQPRRAETTLEIPSGGSMAMAGLIQQQTKQAINGLPGVDQVPIIGALFRSQDFVNNETELMVIVTPYVVRAVAQKELSRPDDGFAPASDSQTALLGRMNRLYGIARRVDPINGAPGDFGFIID; encoded by the coding sequence ATGAACTACGGGGATGATCGGACGGCGCTGCGCATTCGGGGGAAGCGCGCGCGCTCGTTCTGGACGGGGGCGATGCTGATGCTGGGGCTGTTCGCGACGCCCGACTGCGTCAGCGCCGCGGAGGCGGCGGTCGGCGATCAGGTGCCGATGCAGGTGCCGGATCTCGGCGTGTCGTCGGTCGCGACGATCGCGCCGGCGAGGACGCGTTTTCTCTCGCTTGGTATCGGCAAATCTGTCGTCATCGACCTGCCCCGAGAGGTCAAGGACGTGCTCGTCGCCGACCCCAAGATCGCCAATGCGGTGATCCGCTCGGCCCAGCGCGCCTATATCATCGGTGGCCAGGTCGGCCAGACCAACGTCGTGTTCTTTGCCGCCGACGGCCAGCAGGTCGCCTCCTATGACATCGCGGTGAAGCGCGATCTCAACGGCATGCGCACCGCCCTGCGCCAGTCGCTGCCGGGCGTGCAGATCGAAGGCGTCGGCGACAGCGTGATGCTGACCGGCTCGGTCTCGAGCCCGGTCGAGGCGCAGCAGGCCGGCGACGTCGCCGCCAAGCTGGTCGGCGGACCGGAGAAGGTCGTCAACAACATCGTCGTGCGCGGCCGCGACCAGGTGATGCTCAAGGTCGTCGTCGGCGAAGTGCGCCGCGACATCGTCAAGCAGCTCGGCGTCGATCTCAGCGCCAGCCTGAACGCCGGCACGGCGGTCGTGAACTTCAACAACTCCAACCCGTTCTCGGTCTCTGGCGGCCCGATCGTCGGCAGCAACGGGCTCGGCGTCGCCGGCCTCGCCAAGGGCGTCGCCACCGTCAGCGCCACCATGCGCGCAATGGAGAGCGCGGGCGTCATGCGCACGCTCGCCGAACCGAGCCTGACGGCGATCTCGGGCGAATCCGCCACCTTCATCGCCGGCGGCGAATTCCCGATCCCCGCAGGCTATTCCTGCGATCCGGTCACTCACGTCTGTACCACCCAGGTCACCTACAAGAAGTTCGGCATCTCCCTGAACTTCACCCCGGTGGTGCTGAGCGAGGGCCGTATCAGCCTGCGCGTGATGACCGAGGTCTCGGAGCTGTCGAATACGAATTCGATCACGTTGACGCAGGCGGTGTCCTTGAACACGAGCAACTCGATCACCATTCCCTCGATCCAGCCCCGCCGCGCCGAGACCACGCTCGAAATTCCCTCGGGCGGCTCGATGGCGATGGCCGGCCTGATCCAGCAGCAGACCAAGCAGGCCATCAACGGCCTGCCCGGCGTCGACCAGGTGCCGATCATCGGCGCGCTGTTCCGCAGCCAGGACTTCGTCAACAACGAGACCGAGCTGATGGTGATTGTGACACCCTATGTGGTGCGCGCGGTCGCGCAGAAGGAATTGTCGCGGCCCGACGACGGCTTCGCACCGGCCTCCGATTCGCAGACGGCGCTGCTTGGCCGCATGAACCGTCTCTACGGCATCGCGCGCCGCGTCGATCCGATCAACGGCGCGCCCGGCGATTTCGGCTTCATCATCGACTGA